The Anopheles gambiae chromosome 2, idAnoGambNW_F1_1, whole genome shotgun sequence genomic sequence AGGCACATCACTACAACTCCATCGTGTGGTTTGGCGGCGCGGGTGTGCATACTAGCGGGCCAGTGTTGGATCCGGCGGCAGGCGGCAACGATAGCTCGGATCAACTAGGCGCCAACATTGATAATCCGTCAACGCCGGTTGATCAGTGCTTTACGCAAAACGTTAACACACCGAACAATCACCATCCGCCTGGAGCACCGCCAGGGATGGGGCTTGGCAATGCACCGTACGTTCCCGCGCAACAGAACCTGAACTACTCGTACATTAACAATTCGGTCGGATCGATACGCGTTGGCGGGGCCAATCTGAGCGCGGGCGATCAGACGCCAACACATGTATTCACGGAACACAATACACCATTCCGAAAGCAGCAGTTTAAGTATCTCACCACGATAAGCCCTACGACGCCCAGTTTCGGGGTGCTACcgatcatacacacacccaacgaACCGATAGCGTTTCTCATGACACCTTCCCCGCAGCTGGTGCAAATGGGCACACCGGTTGGGCAGACGGGCCCAACGGCACTGATACAGCAGCAAGGCTCTCAGTTTATGCAATTCGCCACTGGCATGCAACAAAcgccgcagcaacagcagcagcagcagcagcagcaaagccaAGGCTTGATAGGGGACGGTACGTTAGGCGATCCGCTCGCCGTGGCTCCCAACCGGAAGATAGCGCTGttaagcagcaacaaaaagatGCGCCGTCATCACCACAACAATTTGGGCACGATGGGCAACATCATCAACCGCAAGCACGAGTCGCCGCACCATCCTCAGCAAGCAGCTAtacagctgctgcagcaacagAGCACCAACACCAAACCGATCGTATTCAGCCAAACAGGAAATCAACTGACCACTACACCGCGCACACCCAACACGACCGGCGGTGCGCTACAGCAGGGCCAGAATGTGCGGCGCAGCTCGCGTCTATTTAGCAACAGCAACTCAGTCAAAGAGAACGCCAAAAGTCCACAATTGAACAACAAATTCGTGGCGCCACGGTCACCGCCCCGGCGAACGAAACAGCGCATTTCGAAGACAATCAACAGCAGCGTCACAACACTGATGGAAAACATCCCGGAGAAGAAGTCCTCGGTGtgcggtgctggtggtgatgcaCCGGTGAAGGAAAAGATCGAAACCATCACATCCACGGTCGACGATAGCACCTCGCCACTGCTAAACGAGAAGGTCTTGCTgaacaacagcatcaacagcgcCCAGAAGATGGCAGCGCAGGTGCTGCAGCTGAAGAAACAAAGCGCCGATGGGCTGATGACGCTTCTGCGCGAGCTAGGGCACGGGTATCTGCGATTGCAAAACTACGAATGCGAGAAAGCCATTGAGCACTTTTCCAACGTTCCATTGCATCACTACGAGAGTAGCTGGGTGAAGAGCATGATAGCGCTGGCCTACCACGAAATGCGCGACTACGAGTCGGCAGTCCAGATTTTCCACGACATCCACGAGCGCGAACCGTACCGGCTGCAGTACATGGAAATCTACAGCACCGATCTGTGGCATCTGCAAAAGGATGTAGTGCTGTCCTCGCTGGCGCAGGATCTGATGGCGCAGGACAAAACCTCGCCGATAACGTGGTGCGTGGCGGGCAACTGTTTCTCCGCGCACAAGGAGCACGAAACGGCGATCAAGTTCTTCTTCCGTGCAATACAGGTTGACGAAGAGTTTGCATACAGCTATGCCCTGCTCGGACACGAGCTGGTCATGACCGAGGAGCTGGACAAGGCGCTCTCGATGTACCGGTTGGCTGTGCTGCACGACCCGCGCCATTACAATGCCTGGTTCGGCATTGGTACAGTATTCTGCAAGCAGGAACGGCACGAGCTGGCCGAGCTGCACTATCGCCGAGCACTGCAGATCAATCCGCGCAATTCGGTCATCATGGTGCACATAGCCGTGATGCAGTTCTTCCTGCGCAAGACCGACCAGGCCATCAGGACGCTGAACGCGGCCATCGCAATCGATCCGAAGAATCCGCAGTGCAAGTTCCAGCGCGGGTCGATGTTCTTCATGATGGGACGCTACCACGAAGCGCTCAAAGAGCTGGAAGAGCTGAAGCAGATCGTGCCAAAGGAAGCGATGGTGTACTATCTGATGggcaaaattcacaaaaagcTGGGCAACGTCGATCTGGCACTAATGCACCTTAGCTGGGCCACGGATCTCGGCTCGAAGGGGGCAAACAATCAGATCAAGGACAACTTTGACTCCATCATTCGGACGCAGGATGGTgacggtagcagcagcatcgatggtagtggcggcggtggcagcggcggTGGCGCCGGCGAATCAAGCAGGACGGGGGGCGACTCGACCAACGGTGGTGCCGCTGGAAGTGGCAGTGCGGCGCACGGTGACGGGGGCGACGTGGAAGACAAAATTGGCAGCGTTGTCAGCCTGGACCCGGAAGCGGGCAGCAGTAGTATCGATCCGGACTACTTGCTGGGGTTCGAGCATGGCTCTAGCGACGACTCGACTGCCGCAGTCAGTATGCGAAATGAGTCACTAGACATAATAGCAAACAATTTTTACGATAGTGACAGCTATTAGGTACATGAGGGTGTGTGATGATGTGGCGTAGCGACTTTGTGAGCGCgttacaacaaaaagaaaacaacaaaatcccccccacacacacacacacactcacacgcgcaTATACGCTGTCCTGTCCTCTCAGTCGCGTCGGCCGTCGTTGCCCGCCGTCGGTAACGCCTTTCGAGCGCAGTCAGTCATAAGCTTAAGCTGCCGGCCCTCTCCTCCCtacctacccccccccccccccacccctccacCTTCACAAAATGCGTGTGATCAAATGTAGAATATTAATCTTGGTAAATGATACAATTCTCTCGTCTCTTCTCTATATACCTTTTTCCCCTcctttactactactactggtCTGTCATTGGAATCTGTGTTTCTCTTAGTAATCAATGGTTCATCTAATCATGTGTAAGATTTAATCGTTTATAATTGCGTCTTTTTGTTATTCCATTTATGCATAAGTAGCAGTTTATTGCAAATTCATTTTATGGAAacccaccaaacaaaaaaagaataaagaaCAGGAAACAGCAgagcatacaaacacacacaccgtaccACGGACTCGGATCAGTTTCGTGCCTTTAATTTAGATGACATGCGATGATGTGTGCGTTTTTAGTGCAGTGCAGCGCAACGCGCTAGGTAAGTGATGATATGATGTTACCGATACACTTTACGTTTATCTGTTCATTGTATATTTACTTTGCCTATCGCAACTAAGATGCCAAACATTCATAACCGCTTCTCGGCTGGATGGTTGATGCTTACAAACGATAGTTGAATAAACAGAGTGTTCTTAAGGTGGACCTTTGCGAGCGTCTAAACAGGATATGCATTCCCGAATCACATTCATTATGTAAATATTGTAACAGAAAACAACAGCACTAGCAGCGCTTGAAAGTATGGGAAAAAACGAACCTTCACGGCAAGTTCCAACTAGCAAtcaaggaagaaaaaaagggaaaaagggaaaagcaaTACACAACCGTTATGCATCGTCGAGCTATGCGCACCTGAGAATTTCTTGAACTTGTTGTGCCGACAGCCAAAAACTTTCTTTCAGCAGTGTCTGTGCCCAAGGCAGaagggcaacaaaaaaaaaacgtaaaagaATCTTCAACCTCAGCCGGACGGATGGAAGTGGTGTTTGAGCAGCAGCGCAGTGGGAAAACATTTAGCGATAAAGCATCCGAAAAGAAAGATCAAGAAAATCATTCAGGAGACGACGGGCTCTTTAATGGGCCTCATAGTAGGCGAGGCTTTATGATCTGCACGTGTGCGTCGCcgagggagcagcagcagcagcagcaatgaagAACAAGCAAGTGTGAAGCCACGAAGATGTTGAACACATAAGAAAGTTAACAACTTCGCCTCCCCAGGCCGCGCGGAAACATGCGAAGGAGCGCGCAAAGCAGAACAGAGAGACCAAGCCGGGTCCGAAGCCTTCCAAGCTTTCGGTGTGCGGGATGAAGTGATTGAAAAAGGCAGAACAGGATCCCCCGGTCATGCAAGGTCATAGCCATCATGGCGGTTTGATGGGGTGAGTCGAGCACAGCACAGCTTATAAATGCATTGCCTGCTCCTGCAACAGCCAAGGGATTGTTCGGAGGGGCGGCCTGAGGGCCTTTTGTTTGCCTGCACTGTCCCTGTTTGTTGTCGGCGGGTAGATATACCGGTGACGGTGAGCCGTAAAAAGGTTACTTTTACGACCTGTTCCCACGATTTCCACCGTAGCTATCTTTTAAAAACCCTCCCAAGAAGCTGCCTCGATCTCAAGGAAGCACCTccaccattccattccattgacGAAAGGTAGGCGACGCTGACGAGATCGGGAAACAGGTACACAGGGATAGCACGGTTCGGGGCCGTACTGGGAGAGAACGTGATTTTGAAACGCCTTTTTGCATAAGTTTGCACCGAAGGGAAGATAAGATGAAGCGACGGACGTTCGTCATGATGAAGCCGCCTAACAGGAAAGGATAATAAAAGCCCGgggttttgtttaaaaaaaaaggaacgaggGACAGTGTatggtaaaacaacacaacacattaaGCACTTAAGGTCCTTGATGAGTATGGCGGATGGGTCAGAGAAACGTGTTTGTACCTGTTGTGGCAAGCCCGTCATTGAACAATTACAATCCTTTATATAATGTTGTAGGATGGATGAACAAGTACGCCAAATCGTTGAGGATCTCCTTAATAGAAGAAACCTTTATAAACAAAGGGGGTTTTTTGCTTCGTTCGATACAACTCTAAACTGTTTTGATCACATACGATCAGACAAGTTTCGATCATGATGATCACCATGCGCTGAACTATTTCGCCCTGTCGACGTCAGAGGAAATGATCGAGATCGGACGACGGTCGGCTGTCTGGCTGCATCAGATGCTTCGATTAAATCCAATCACTCAATCACGCAGTGAGTCGGTGTATGTAACCACCGGTCACTGCTACAACTACGCTCATATTGCGTCTGTGCTAGGCTTATCTGCTGTGTGTAGCAGAGCAGCTTTGAATAATCCAAACAACTTTACAAccacaccaaaccaaaccattgTTGATGGTAGCATTGCGCGCAACCGACCAAGCCAAAGTGACCGAATCTAAAGTGGCCTCAGCCCTGCCTGGACAGTGATGTACCGAAAGTGATTCCGCAGTGAGTGCAGCATAAACACTACACCCCAACGGGGGCAAAGGACGGACAGCATCATCGGCGAGGTCATCATCACGCTACTAGCGGACGTCGTCCGTACCCATCATAATCATATATACTCGCTCGTACCTCGTACCGCTGGCTCAACAAACCGCGCCCGATCAATTGTGTCaaattgtttctattttgaggtgtatattatttttaaaactccCCCTCGCTCGCCCTCGCCCTCGCTCGCCCTCGCCCTCGCTCGCCCTCGCCCTCGCTCGCCCTAGTCCTCTTGCGTGAGGGTTTGGGGCACGGATTAAGCGGAATTGCAGTCGGAATCCGGTACGGGGCTGGTGCAGTCGAGCGTGAGGCGTGCGAGCTAGTGCGAACGTACGAGAACCGAGTGTCATGTGGTATGGTACGGTTGTGCTGTTCCTGTTGTGGGTTCTGGCCGAATCCGGTTCCGGTGTGGGCGGCCTGACGCAGCTGCGCTTCCCGTACAGCACCACCAACTTCAGCCTCAGCCTGTACAAGGCGGCGTT encodes the following:
- the LOC1269539 gene encoding cell division cycle protein 27 homolog, giving the protein MIVQEPVQAAIWHCLNHYHYQDATFLAERLCAEVESEESIFLLATCYYRSGQKHLAHWLLSKKSVRSTQCRFLLSKCAFDLKKYSEAENALINDDHLRQRHLDEIVKEFGDIACFALELVSKICLKTERAKLANDASRRAVKLNPFLWQSFADLCSRGEKPDPDSVFQLTSTDIFQTSQAHHYNSIVWFGGAGVHTSGPVLDPAAGGNDSSDQLGANIDNPSTPVDQCFTQNVNTPNNHHPPGAPPGMGLGNAPYVPAQQNLNYSYINNSVGSIRVGGANLSAGDQTPTHVFTEHNTPFRKQQFKYLTTISPTTPSFGVLPIIHTPNEPIAFLMTPSPQLVQMGTPVGQTGPTALIQQQGSQFMQFATGMQQTPQQQQQQQQQQSQGLIGDGTLGDPLAVAPNRKIALLSSNKKMRRHHHNNLGTMGNIINRKHESPHHPQQAAIQLLQQQSTNTKPIVFSQTGNQLTTTPRTPNTTGGALQQGQNVRRSSRLFSNSNSVKENAKSPQLNNKFVAPRSPPRRTKQRISKTINSSVTTLMENIPEKKSSVCGAGGDAPVKEKIETITSTVDDSTSPLLNEKVLLNNSINSAQKMAAQVLQLKKQSADGLMTLLRELGHGYLRLQNYECEKAIEHFSNVPLHHYESSWVKSMIALAYHEMRDYESAVQIFHDIHEREPYRLQYMEIYSTDLWHLQKDVVLSSLAQDLMAQDKTSPITWCVAGNCFSAHKEHETAIKFFFRAIQVDEEFAYSYALLGHELVMTEELDKALSMYRLAVLHDPRHYNAWFGIGTVFCKQERHELAELHYRRALQINPRNSVIMVHIAVMQFFLRKTDQAIRTLNAAIAIDPKNPQCKFQRGSMFFMMGRYHEALKELEELKQIVPKEAMVYYLMGKIHKKLGNVDLALMHLSWATDLGSKGANNQIKDNFDSIIRTQDGDGSSSIDGSGGGGSGGGAGESSRTGGDSTNGGAAGSGSAAHGDGGDVEDKIGSVVSLDPEAGSSSIDPDYLLGFEHGSSDDSTAAVSMRNESLDIIANNFYDSDSY